The window ACAACaccagcaacatccagcaaTGAGCACCAATTATgcacagctttttaaaatatgttatgaatttatcactttttttatttaaagtctaCTAAATAAAGCTGTCAGATTAATTAAGTGGTGTAAAATTGAGATTTTCCTATCATTAAATAGAGATGCCAACGTTTAGGTAAACGCTACAAGCTGCTGTCTCTTACTAATAAACCATAAACATAACCACATGGTGGCGCCAAGAGTGAGTTTATAGAGAGACACGTTAAAAAATGCAGTGTAAGTATGTATACAGATATCCTTGCACTTGtgcatgaattacacttgtgcTCACAGATACATGTGTAGACTCATTTCTCTGGCTGGACAAGCACCTCACCACAGTCATTAGGATTCATCTTCTGTCAACCAAAGATGTCTGAGCTAAATGTCCTGTAAATCCTTCTGGCATCTGTTTAGATATTCAGGGTGAATCAGGGTGACTATAAGATAAGCAGGCTGATTTTAGTTTTCCATTCTTTTCCTGATGGCAAGTATTTGATTATGTAACAGAAATttaaacatacattttttttttaaatgtcccaTCAATCCTCGCAAAATAAGATTAACAGTAAATCACTGATAACacagtcaaaggagtttgcgaagaaaagcgtctggacttctttaagttgcttgaagacgtttcacctctcatccgagaagcttcttcagttctaaggtcaaatggccgagagtcccagatttaaacccagtgggagtgtccccccaaagagggacaaaggaccccctggtgatcctctaatcacatgagccaaggtgtgaaagcgggtgtgggacctaatcagccagggtttcgggtgagctcattgtgaaacctggccccaccttgtcatgtgaattcctgaggtcagatggcccaggatgtgagtgggcgttaaggcgtctggggagggaactcaaaactggattatagatggcagacagttggtgtcgtaaaccaccgcctctgttcaaagatggtcgctcacagtggacatagatggcctctttcactcctctttcaaaccatctgtcctctctgtccaaaatgtgaacgttggcatcctcgaaagagtgacctttatccttaagatgcagatggactgctgagtcttgacctgtggaggtggctcttctatgttgtgccatgcgcttgtgaagtggctgtttggtctctccaatgtagaggtctgggcattcctcgctggactgtacagcatacaccacgttgttaagtttgtgttttggagttttgtctttcgggtgaaccagtttctgtctgagtgtgttgctgggtctgaagtacacagggatgtcgtgcttggagaaaactctcctgagtttctctgatacaccggctacataggggatgacaacgttgttgcgtctgtctttcttatcctccctcgctggtgtctgatcttcttttctgtgcctctttgctgactttatgaacgcccagttaggataaccgcatgttttgagtgcttcctttacatgtgtgtgttccttcttttttccctcaggcttagagggaacatgttctgcccggtggtgtagggtcctgattactccaagtttgtgttccagagggtgatgggagtcaaagaggaggtactgatccgtgtgtgtgggcttccggtaaacttcgatgttgaggttgccattctcttcgatgtgcacagcgcagtccaggaaaggcaaacagttatcctttgtgtcttccctgatgaacttgatgtttttatccacagagttaatgtgcgcagtgaaggattccacttcttgtgtcttgattttgacccaggtgacgtctacatatctgtaccactggctgggtactcttcctttgaaagagccaagagcccatgggggagcccatggcacagccatgtttttgtctgtagaagcttctacagacaaaaacatggctgtgccacctattgtagccaacctttacatggaggaagtggaaaggaaggctcttggctctttcaaaggaagagtacccagccagtggtacagatatgtagacgacacctgggtcaaaatcaagacacaagaagtggaatccttcactgcgcacattaactctgtggataaaaacatcaagttcaccagggaagacacaaaggataactgtttgcctttcctggactgcgctgtgcacattgaagagaatggcaacctcaacatcgaagtttaccggaagcccacacacacggaccagtacctcctctttgactcccatcaccctctggaacacaaacttggagtaatcaggaccctacaccaccgggcagaacatgttccctctaagcctgagggaaaaaagaaggaacacacacacgtaaaggaagcactcaaaacatgcggttatcctaactgggcgttcataaagtcagcaaagatgcacagaaaagaagatcagacaccagcgagggaggataagaaagacagacgcaacaacgttgtcatcccctatgtagccggtgtatcagagaaactcaggagagttttctccaagcacgacatcccagtgtacttcagacccagcaacacactcagacagaaactggttcacccgaaagacaaaactccaaaacacaaacttaacaacgtggtgtatgctgtacagtccagcgaggaatgcccagacctctacattggagagaccaaacagccacttcacaagcgcatggcacaacatagaagagccacctccacaggtcaagactcagcagtccatctgcatcttaaggataaaggtcactctttcgaggatgccaacgttcacattttggacagagaggacagatggtttgaaagaggagtgaaagaggccatctatgtccactgtgagcgaccatctttgaacagaggcggtggtttacgacaccaactgtctgccatctataatccagttttgagttccctccccagacgccttaacgcccactcacatcctgggccatctgacctcaggaattcacatgacaaggtggggccaggtttcacaatgagctcacccgaaaccctggctgattaggtcccacacccgctttcacaccttggctcatgtgattagaggatcaccagggggtcctttgtccctctttggggggacactcccactgggtttaaatctgggactctcggccatttgaccttagaactgaagaagcttctcggatgagaggtgaaacgtcttcaagcaacttaaagaagtccagacgcttttcttcgcaaactcctttgactacgatgacctggatgactgagaaccttcacagacacactgaTAACAGAGTTTCAGGCAAAATCAACTCCAGCCTTTGGGTCTTTCTTAACATACGCTCTTGTACCAGGTGGATGGATCGTTACGATTCTCCGTCTACTATGATCAGATGCAGTCACGTCTGGTGGTCACCGTGCTGCAGGTGGAGGGGCTTTTGGAACAGAGTGAGAGCCGAACCCTCCAACCATTTGTTAAAATACTGCTCATGTGGGCTGGATCAGAGGCTGTAGAAGTCGAGGGCTTTAAAGATGAAGAGGTAAGTTTATCGTATTATTATTTTCCGTGaacttcttttcttctttttcttgatacatatttaaaaaatacaatccACGCTGTCTTTGAGTTTTCATTCAGCACAGCATCTCTGTACTAAAGACAAAGGTGTCATAGATTACTGCTGTGATCCTCTTAGGGGGAAGGCTTGTCGCCTGTTCTGTGGACAGTACTGCAGGAGTGGCGTACTCGCATTGTGAAAGGCAGCTGTAACCCTTTATTTGGAGACCAGTTCAGCTGTGTTTTACAAGAGGAAAAGCTTCATCACATCAACCTAAGGATGGAGGTTCTGCACTACATATCTCTCATTCTTAAAGCATATTTGCTCAGGACTCAAACGGTATTGCTTGTACTGCATTGAATTCCCCTGCATGCAGTTTGCATGTTAGCTGTTACATTTCAAGGGCCAAAGAATTTAAAACAATAAGCACTACAGCTATGTTATAGTACTTTAGTCTCTTTTCACTTGTAGAGAGAAAAAAGTATGAATGATAAACGTTTTTATCAGTTGTGGTGTAAATCATTTATCAGGTGTCTGTATGCATCTCAGGTAAGGGACTTTGATAAATTCTCCAGAAACACAGTGTTAGGAGATGTGAGGGTTCCTTTAGGACAACTCAACATCTCCTACCCTCTGGAACTACAAGAGGATCTAAAGATACCCCAGAAGGTACTGCAGggggcgcacacacacaccacacagcATGCACACAGGACTGGCTTTCAGTAGCATCTCAAGTAGTTGATGTTATATAAAGGTGAAATACAGAGTATGTCAATATGATTATAAAACTATATAATAACTATATTTAgccataataataaaatgaaagctAATATTCATAGTGTAAAAGGAAATAATTAAACAGACATTTACAGACGTGATAGATGATAGTAAAATATAATAGAGTACATTGTTATAACTATATAGTCCTTCTTCATAGTCCACACAAAAATTGTTCCATTTTCAGAAAAGCAATCATTTTAGTTATTGTTGTACCTATGCCTAATATTTTGTCCACAACATTAATGTACTATGAGTGAGGCGAAGTATTAGGAGTAATTTAGAATTGCACAGGTGAACCCAAAAGTGCATTTGTGTAGCTAGAATTTTATTTTCCACAGAAAATTTAGTTTAACTTTTACTGGTATGTGTAATTTGTGGATCGTATGGTGTCGTCATTATTGTCAATGATATTTCAATAACTGAACATGGCATCCATCTATGCATCTATCTGACTATAATAATGAATTATTATATTGTggcaataataattaatgtaatatttttttaattgctcaaagaaaagaaaaatatattttttaacactaGTGCAACTGAAACCACAGGATGACCTTTGCCTCCTTAATTTAAgatcaaacaaaagaaaaatgttatacTTTTGAGTTATGTGGCgatttaatacattttgtgCTTATGTGGTGATTTTTAGCCCTGCTGAATACTGCCATTTATGTTTGTGCCTGCAACtatatcacttttttttaaactgtgcatAAATGTACATTATACTGATGCGTTCTCCAAAGGATCTTGTTGGAGAGGTGCTTTTGTCACTGAAATTTCTTCCCACGTCTCAGAGGCTGGAGGTTGGCCTGCTAAAGGTCAAAACTGTCCTTTCTGAGATATCCCCAAATGcaggtaaatttaaaaaaagacacctTCACACAAAAAAGACGCCAGCTTTGATACACATATGGTTATAAATTCATGTAATCTGTGTATGTGTTGCACAGCCCTGTATGCCAGGATCAGCGTCCAGTGCAATCAGTGCAAGCTGAAGTACCAGAAAAGCTCTACAGTGGCTCGGTGCCTGGTGACTGTTTTCAATGAGGTCCTCTTGTTCTCCTTGCCAGAGGTTCATCTGGAGCGGTGTAAAATTTTGGTCTCTATATATGAAACTCGCCCAACAAGCAAATCAGCCAAACAGCTGATCGGACAGCTGAGTGTGGGGAAGGAGAAGAGTTCAGAAGATGAGCACTGGACTTTGATGATGCGCTCAGTCCGCCAGCCAGTAGCAAAGTGGCATGGCCTACTGATCTGAATCACAGCAGAACCAACGCTATCATCATGGatggctgtttttgtttgtttttgcctgaAAGCATGTGTATCAGGCTGTTCAGGTATCTGCACTTGCTGAAGTAAAGACCAGACATGGTTGTCCTCCTGATCTCACAGTGACAGAAAACTTTATTACTCTCAGTACTTACTGCTACTCAACGGTAATCATGTGATGCTCTACTTACAGTTACAGTTTGTAACAATGCTCCACTTTTTCAATGCCACACTAACATTACTCTCATTACTCAGTTTATGAGAGGCATTATCAGCAAACTCTtggtttaaatgtttattttggttGCTAAAGCTTGCTACAGCTTGAAACTGTACTTCTTGCTATCTACATGTAATTAGCGTGTACCCAGATGAGTACGAGAGAACTCGAAAAAATAATGAATGCCACAGTTATGATGATtagttgcttcttttttttttatatacaatgTGTATCTTTTAATCCACAATTTATTCTATGAAATGTAATATATGAGACATTAACTTCACAAGATAGAATGCAGTTGTTTAAAACTTCCTATGAATACTTAATAAATCCTCCATAATTTGGTATGGGCACGATAATGTTATTGGAGTATTAAGCCATGATTAACGTGATATCATTTTTAGCAGCAGTGTTCTGCATATCACTCTTTTTGTATGAAGGGTCCAGCACAActgaataatttaaataataagTGCTTAAAAGCACTAAAATTACAAGTATGTTGACTTTTTCTCCTGATAATCAGCATGTCCTCACCCTGCTCTGTGGCTAGAGTGCACCATTTTGTGCGCATGTGTGATAAATTGAACACAAGCGGGCGACTGTGTGCGAAGACAAAGTGtgtgaaaaaataattatatttacagttacattttaagtatgaaataaaaacatacattaaTGAAAAGTTTACAAAATAGCAAAATAAAGTGactggacagaaaaaaaattaaagtaattaccgcaaattttaaaaagaatgaaaaagtaTAGAATATGTACCTTTGAAATAAGGTGATTAAGTGGAAGGGATTGCACAAAGCCACACATGGAATATCAGCACCATCATAATTTCTCTGAATTTTCCAGCTGACTAATCCCAATAATTGAAGTTAccaaaaatgaagaaatcaaaacaaaaaaaaaacaaaacaactttgaaTACGTGTTTTAAAAGACTTGTTTCCGCTTTTAAGTCTCCTTTTTTAGGCTGTCAGGCAGGATGCTTTAATCCattaatgagaaaagaaaaagaagccagAAATGAGCTGAGCATGATTGGACAAAGGTTTAGGAAACCAGGGAGAATATACACACAGCAAAGAGCAAAACCCATGGTCAGGTGAGTAATATACAGGTACAGTGTtgtattgcttttattttagcTATGCCAGTCTCATGTGCTCTACCATGTGCTCTACCATGTTTTTCAAGGTAGAGCACTGGATTACAAAGAAAGCTTAAAATACACCAGAATGCATTTTGAATGAAGTAATTAATGTTACCTATTTATTTATGTTCATGTTAATTCTTTAAGTGCAGATTATTGTGATTGTTTTTTCCCTCCCAAACCACTGTCTCTGACTTCTTATTTACATTCATGAGTCCCTCTGGAATATCTTCGCTCTGAGTTGTTTGTGCTCAAAGTCCTAAGATGCTAATTGAGATATACTTCTATGTATTCATACCTAAATTAATAACTGAATGCAGGATACCTCAGTAAAGATTCATTAGCACTTAGATTACCCGTGTGTCATGTTTACTCTCTTGTTTATTACTATGAAAATATCACAGACAGGAAATTGtgataaaaaatgttttattggaGTGTATTTCACATCATATTATATGATTAGAAATGCACCATTCACACGTGTGCTTTATTCAGCTGCATCTTTtccctgtaaaacaaaaaaaaacagtacaTATGGGTCAGTGTGTATAAAAACGGAGCATTCAgtgaaaacaaatcaaattattgtctgtagccaaTTTTATGAAATTCGAAGCAGAATTGGGATATTTCTTCTTATAACTTTGTGCAAAGTCTAAAGTGTGTGTACATTTACCTTGCCAGAATCGCGGCTCTTAGCTCTCAGCTTGTTGACCTGGGACTCGGCAATATCGGCAcgttcctcagcctcctcaagCTCATGCTGGATCTTCCTGTACTTGGACAGATGGACATTGGCCTGCTCCTCCTGTAACATTgtaataagtcaaaatttctTAGTGTCCAAAACTATGACAGTTTGTTTGCACAAAACTAAAATCTGACATAGagttgaggggttttttttctgtgtgtggtcCTTACCGCTTCCTCAGCCTGCCTCTTGTAGGCCTTCACCTTGAGCTGCAGCTTGTCAACCAGATCCTGCAGCCTGTTAATGTTTTTCTTGTCCTCCTCAGTctataaaagaaaacacattttacaaaTGTGATCCACTGGTtgctggaataggctccagccccccgcaaccctgataaggataagtggaacagaatggatggatgtaaaatgttaatgtggttTACCTGATAGGTGAGCTCCTTCACTCTCCTCTCATATTTGCGGACACCCTTAACAGCATCTGCACCACGCCTCTGCTCAGTTTCAACCTCAGCCTCCAGCTCACGCACCTTCAGAAAATTGAGCAAACTTTTAAAATCCATggtttatatatatgtgttttcaTACATATTTTTCACCTGCACATTCTTCTTACCCTGGACTCAAGTTTCTGGAGCTGTTTCTTGCCACCCTTCATAGCCAGATTCTCAGCCTCATCCAGGCGGTGCTGCAGGTCCTTAACAGCAGCCTCAAGGTTCTTCTTCATCCTCTCCAGGTGAGCGCTAGTGTCCTGctccttcttcagctcctcAGCCATCACAGCAGCCTAGAAAACATGACCTCAATTAACAGAGTGATGAAAACAAAGCTGAGTTGTACCGTCGTAGTAGACGTGTATAAACCTACATCAGTGATGGCCTTCTTGGCCTTCTCCTCTGCATTTCTTGCTTCCTGAACAGTGTCCTCCACTTCACTCTGGATCTGAACCAGGTCAGCCTCAAGCTTCTTCTTGGTATTCAGAAGGCTTGTGTTCTAAGAAATGGAAAGTTTACATTTTAGGATGTTCATTTTAAGTTTGcctaaaaaataattaaagtgtCCTTCAAAAATGTTCACCTGAGAGTGCAGCAGACCAACACGCTCACTGGCGTCCACCAGCTCCTGCTCAGCGATTTTGCGGCTCCTCTCTGTCTGTTCCAGAGCAGCTCTAAGCTCCTCAATTTCAGCTACCATGAGACCGTTCCTGCGCTCCACCATAGCAGCTTGTTCCTTGAGGTCATCCTGAGACCTGACAGCATCATCCAGGTGCAATTGTGCATCCTAGTAAAAAGAATATCAAAATTATATtcacatgaataaaaaaaatgcacttaCACAGAATGTGTACAACAGCTATGTGCTCTATCATACCTTCAGCTGTGCCTGCAcatttctcagctgtttctggGACTCAGCAGCCTGGCGATTAGCATGGCTCAGCTGAATCTCCATCTCATTCAGATCACCCTCCATCTTCTTCTTGATTCTCAGGGCATCATTCCTGCTCCTGACCTCAGAATCCAAAGTGCTCTGCATGGAGTCAATCACTCTCTGGCTGTTCCTCTTGATCTGCTCAATCTCTTCATCTTTCTCTGCCAGCTTCCTGTCTACTTCACCTTTGACCTGGTTGAGCTCCAGCTGAACACGCAGGATCTTAGACTCTTCGTGCTCCAGAGTTCCCTAATCATATGAAAGAATGAATATGAAAAGATATTCATCTCTGCATTTGTAGATTTTACTTGTGTATAactgaatatttattttcagaggAGCTCCTCAGACAAAGATTTACCTCAGCCTCTTCAAGAGCTGTCTGGATCTCAGACTTCTCTGTCTCCACCTGCTTCTTGGCCTTCTCCAGCTCATGAATGCTCTTTCCAGTCTCACCAATCTGTTCAGTCAGATCTGAAATCTCCTCTGCAGAGGCATGTGTGATATTGTTTAGTCTTAAGACATTAAAAATGAACACACGTTACTTGCACAGCATAGTAGGAACTCACGTTGCAGGTTCTTGTTTTCACGCTTCATGGTCTCCAGCTGATCCAAGGCTTCCTCATAGGAGTTCTTCATCTTGAACAGTTCAGTGCTGAGAGAACGAGCCTCCTTCTGAGCTCCTTCCACCTCTGCCTGACCCTCCTCATACTTCTGTTTCCACTCTGCCAACACCTAGATATGCATTCGATGCAGTTATTCACCCATACTAAGATAAACCATGAGTTTGTGTCTTGTTCAAGCAAAGTAAATGATGGTACCTTGTCAAAGTTCCTCTGCTTCTTGTCCAGGTTGGCGGCCAGGCCATTAGCTCTCTCCACATCAATCATGAGGTCCTCCACTTCACTCTGGAGCCTCTGTTTGGTCTTCTCCAGAGAAGCACACTTGGAGTTAACGGCCTCGATCTGCTCCTCAGCCTCCTGAAGGCGCTGGgccagctttttcctttaaaaaaacattgtttcagTAAAAGCttattgttttgcttgttttttgctcACATTCTTACTAACTAAATACTCACTTGGCTTCCTCAAGTTCCTCAGTGCGCTGGATGGCATCAGTTTCATATTTGCTTCTCCACTGAGCCACCTCACTGTTGGCCTTGGACATTGAACGCTGCAGCTCAGCCTTGGCCTCCTGCTCCTCTTCAAACTGTTCCCTCAGCAGGTCACAGTCGTGGCGAGCTGACTGCAGTGCATGGGCAAGGGCATTCTTGGCCTGGTATAAGACACATCATTGCATGAGCAAAATGTCGGAATCACCAACAAAAAACTATACGCACTTCactgaaatatatatattttttggtcTTAATTGATATAGGACAATAGCGAGAAGGGAGACAAGGGGGGAGACATGTAATAAATGGCCTTAGGATGGAGTCAAACTTGGCCTTACAGCATAGGGATCACCTGCTCTGTCTGGTAAGCTATACCAGCCTCCACTGAAGTGTTTCTTACCTTAATCTCCTCTTCAATGTGTCTCTTCAGCTCCTCAATCTGCTGTGTGAAGGCCTGTTTGCCTCTGGTCAGCTGAGAGACGAGAGCTTCTTTCTCTTCAATCTGACGGCTGAACTCACCTTGTGTAAAAATAGTCATCAAACTttagtttgtgttcagtttttCTATCGAAAACAGAAGATCACTATAAAGGACTAAGTTCAGATCACTGCATGTTGTCTTATACAAACCATTTTCAGTAAGCAGACGTGCTTTCTGTGCACCCAAATCATTGATCTGACGgacattttcatcatttttggcCTTCAGTTCACTAAGTTGGTCCTCAAGAGTACGGCACATCTTTTCAAGATTTCCctagagagggagaaaaagattCATCAGTGACAAGATTTTATATCATCACTATTTGCTGGTGATTTaagtattaaaataaatgcattttgttGTTTACCTTTGCTTTAGCGACAGCTTCCATGTTGCTGGACAGGTCGTCAATCTCCATCTTGTATTCACTCTTTTCCTTCTCAAGCTTCTGCTTGACACGCTGGAGGTTGTCGATCTGCTCTCCCAGCTCAGCAACGCTGTCAGCCTGCTTCTTGCGAAGAGCAGCAGCGGTGGCTTCATGCTGCAGAGTAGCCTCCTCCAGGTCACGACGGAGCTTCTGGAACTCAGCTTCACGCTTCTTGTTCATCTCAATCTGAGCAGCAGTTGCACCACCGGCTTCCTCCAGCCTTTCACTGATCTCTTCAAGTTCCCTGGAGAGGTCAGCTCTCTGCTTCTCAACCTTGGCGCGAGCAGCACGTTCAGCCTCaatctcctcctccagctcttcaATACGAGCCTGTTGGATTAGATGTGTGTCTCCTTTGAGTAAACTTTCAAATTTAAAGTATGACGCAGAAAATATGTATGGACTATCATTTGATGTAACATCATGTATCATTTACCTGAAGCTCCTTGATCTTCTTCTGAAGCTGGGCACCCATTGACTGCTCATCCTCAATCTTGCTAAGGAGCTGACTGATTTCAAAGTCTTTCCTGTGAAAATAATAAGTTGCATAGTTAATAAATGTACATATTATGTCCAATCCTTAGAAGGATGCTTGTCATAAAGGGAGAAAAAATGAAAGTACTTTTTCAGTTTCTCATCAGACTGCTGCTTGTCATTCTCAAGATCCATAATGGATTCCTGGGCGAGCTTCAGATCACCCTCCAGCTTCCTCTTGGCTCTCTCAAGGTCCATACGAAGCTTTTTCTCTTGTTCCAGAGAACCCTCAAGCTGCACAGTGACATGACTTTGTTATTCTCTTGTTCAAGAAGaggtttcttttctctctctgttttgccATCACCTGTGACATTTTCAACTTACATCATCAACTTGCTGCTCAAGCTTGGTCTTGGACTTGGTCAGAGTGTTGACTTTGTCTTCCTCAGACTGGAGGTCATCAAGAGTCTGCTGATGAGCCTCCTGAAGAGCTTTCTTCTCCTTAGTCAGCTTAGCAATGCTCTCATCTTGAGAAGCCATCTCTTCAGTCAGATTCTTCACCTACATTTGCAATTACAGTGTTATTACCATGTGACTGTATTGTTGTATGCATGTTGTTTAATCTGCTAGGTATAATCCAAATGTCAAACCTTGTTCTCAGTGGCATGTTTCTCCTTCTCTACTTTAGCCAAGGTAAGCTCCAGGTCATCGATATCTTTCTTGAGCTCagagcattcatcctccagctttcTCTTCTTGCCAGTGAGCTCGGCGTTGATTTCTTCTTCATCCTCCAGTCTCTCAGTTACCTCTTTGAGTTTTGCCTCCAGCTGAATCTTGCTCTTGATAAGTCCCTCACATCTCTCCTCAGCATCTGCAAGACTCTCTGATTCCTAGTTTGCATTCGAagaacacacatgaacacattaacattttatggtaacaaaataaaagggcACAGCTTCTCTTGATATCTACTTACAGATGCCACTTGGAGCTGCAGATCGTTCTTCTCCTGCAGAAGGGACACCATCTTCTCCTCTATTTCCTTCTTCTTGGCCAGGGCAGCAGCCAGATCTGTTTTCATCTTCTCATAATTCTCCTTCATCTGCTGCAGCTCCTTCTCAGTTTCAGCACTCTTGAGCAGAGGCTTGATCTTGTAGTACACCTTCATCCATGGCCAGTGTTTGACATTCATGAATGAGCGGATGTTGTACTGGATAGTGAAGATGGACTCCCTGTGTGCAAGAGATTTCTATTATTGGCAAAGTtatttttcaatgtttttattcTGGCTCATTGCTCTTAATTGCTGTGTTCAACATACCTCCTCTCCATCATTTTCACAAACTCCTTTCTCATGAGGAAACCACGGCAGACAGCCTGAGTCATGGTGACCAGAGCTGCCAACTTTTCATCTCTCATCTCCTCAAGGGTACCCAGGAGACCAGCCTTGAAGAACACCTAAATGATCACAAGAGAGAATTATATTATAGTAAGCATTCAATTAGAAATGATTCAGAAAGTATATGTACAGTAAATGTAAATCTACATCAGGTTTGGGGAATTTTATGAACGTACACAGTGAAAGGCTTGCTAAACTAATGACATGGTATTTGAGAAACCCTGTGCCTCCTGTGTGGACACATCTGCATTACATATGGGAGTTGGTTCATTATCTACCATACAGTATCTCATGTGTGCACAAAGTAGCATA is drawn from Pelmatolapia mariae isolate MD_Pm_ZW linkage group LG7, Pm_UMD_F_2, whole genome shotgun sequence and contains these coding sequences:
- the LOC134630449 gene encoding myosin heavy chain, fast skeletal muscle-like isoform X2, which translates into the protein MSTDAEMAVYGKAAIYLRKPEKERIEAQNKPFDAKSACYVADAKELYLKGTIVKKDGGKVTVKVLDTQEERTVKEEDVSPMNPPKFDKIEDMAMMTHLNEASVLYNLKERYAAWMIYTYSGLFCATVNPYKWLPVYDSEVVAAYRGKKRMEAPPHIFSVSDNAYQFMLTDRENQSVLITGESGAGKTVNTKRVIQYFATISVGGDKKKDQTSGKMQGSLEDQIIAANPLLEAYGNAKTVRNDNSSRFGKFIRIHFGQTGKLASADIETYLLEKSRVTFQLPDERGYHIFYQMMTNHKPELIEMALITTNPYDFPMCSMGQITVASIDDKVELEATDNAIDILGFSNEEKMSIYKMTGAVLHHGNMKFKQKQREEQAEPDGTEDADKVAYLLGLNSADMLKALCYPRVKVGNEYVTKGQTVPQVLNSVTALAKSIYEKMFLWMVIRINQMLDTKQQRNFFIGVLDIAGFEIFDFNTLEQLCINFTNEKLQQFFNHHMFVLEQEEYKKEGIVWEFIDFGMDLAACIELIEKPMGIFSILEEECMFPKATDTSFKNKLYDQHLGKCKAFEKPKPAKGKAEAHFSLVHYAGTVDYNIAGWLDKNKDPLNESVLQLYQKSSVKLLGHLYPPVVEETGGGKKGGKKKGGSMQTVSSQFRENLGKLMTNLRSTHPHFVRCLIPNESKTPGLMENFLVIHQLRCNGVLEGIRICRKGFPSRILYGDFKQRYKVLNASVIPEGQFIDNKKAAEKLLGSIDIDHDQYRFGHTKVFFKAGLLGTLEEMRDEKLAALVTMTQAVCRGFLMRKEFVKMMERRESIFTIQYNIRSFMNVKHWPWMKVYYKIKPLLKSAETEKELQQMKENYEKMKTDLAAALAKKKEIEEKMVSLLQEKNDLQLQVASESESLADAEERCEGLIKSKIQLEAKLKEVTERLEDEEEINAELTGKKRKLEDECSELKKDIDDLELTLAKVEKEKHATENKVKNLTEEMASQDESIAKLTKEKKALQEAHQQTLDDLQSEEDKVNTLTKSKTKLEQQVDDLEGSLEQEKKLRMDLERAKRKLEGDLKLAQESIMDLENDKQQSDEKLKKKDFEISQLLSKIEDEQSMGAQLQKKIKELQARIEELEEEIEAERAARAKVEKQRADLSRELEEISERLEEAGGATAAQIEMNKKREAEFQKLRRDLEEATLQHEATAAALRKKQADSVAELGEQIDNLQRVKQKLEKEKSEYKMEIDDLSSNMEAVAKAKGNLEKMCRTLEDQLSELKAKNDENVRQINDLGAQKARLLTENGEFSRQIEEKEALVSQLTRGKQAFTQQIEELKRHIEEEIKAKNALAHALQSARHDCDLLREQFEEEQEAKAELQRSMSKANSEVAQWRSKYETDAIQRTEELEEAKKKLAQRLQEAEEQIEAVNSKCASLEKTKQRLQSEVEDLMIDVERANGLAANLDKKQRNFDKVLAEWKQKYEEGQAEVEGAQKEARSLSTELFKMKNSYEEALDQLETMKRENKNLQQEISDLTEQIGETGKSIHELEKAKKQVETEKSEIQTALEEAEGTLEHEESKILRVQLELNQVKGEVDRKLAEKDEEIEQIKRNSQRVIDSMQSTLDSEVRSRNDALRIKKKMEGDLNEMEIQLSHANRQAAESQKQLRNVQAQLKDAQLHLDDAVRSQDDLKEQAAMVERRNGLMVAEIEELRAALEQTERSRKIAEQELVDASERVGLLHSQNTSLLNTKKKLEADLVQIQSEVEDTVQEARNAEEKAKKAITDAAVMAEELKKEQDTSAHLERMKKNLEAAVKDLQHRLDEAENLAMKGGKKQLQKLESRVRELEAEVETEQRRGADAVKGVRKYERRVKELTYQTEEDKKNINRLQDLVDKLQLKVKAYKRQAEEAEEQANVHLSKYRKIQHELEEAEERADIAESQVNKLRAKSRDSGKGKDAAE